A window from Chloroflexota bacterium encodes these proteins:
- a CDS encoding RES family NAD+ phosphorylase: MLCRTEMPSDEYVCSNCYRFDAEIAAYIKENVTAKECSFCGAADDVPVAAPMGKVAELIWGRQGPDKYVCGDCFTDPGIKSFIESKASANTCQFCLNAGQIPIAASIGEVAEHINNCLYLEYDEAANQVPWISREGGYLWRTWDKWDLLFDELCLDLPNDFPSYQLSRELISRIDDNSWCDKAGILGNEREQVDDNWHNFCEVTMHRRRYFFSDYDTDEPGLDFPAETLRKILAYAEQVELFKTLEPGRIIYRARYEEEDECFETPGELGPPPQELAIQSNRMSPAGIVMFYGGETQETALREIADKVGSYAVGKFETGRSVIILDLSDIPPIPSLFEEFPESSEISSRTALTFLHHVAEEISRPIMRDGSEHVEYIPTQVVTEYLRSRFDAGDSRIDGIRYSSSVHECHASYVLFATQDNVKSDTESDPFDQRWLKLVETDHCTVEHLYQM; this comes from the coding sequence ATGCTTTGTAGGACAGAGATGCCATCCGACGAATACGTGTGCTCAAACTGCTATCGATTTGATGCCGAAATAGCTGCCTATATTAAGGAGAACGTCACTGCAAAGGAATGTTCCTTTTGCGGTGCGGCAGACGATGTCCCAGTTGCTGCTCCGATGGGCAAAGTAGCTGAATTAATATGGGGCCGGCAGGGGCCAGACAAGTACGTGTGTGGCGACTGCTTCACCGATCCAGGCATTAAGTCATTTATAGAGTCGAAGGCCTCTGCCAATACGTGCCAGTTCTGCTTAAATGCCGGGCAAATTCCAATAGCAGCGTCGATTGGCGAAGTTGCGGAGCACATCAATAACTGTCTTTATTTGGAATATGATGAGGCAGCAAATCAGGTTCCCTGGATATCGAGGGAGGGGGGATACTTATGGAGAACCTGGGACAAATGGGATTTGTTATTTGACGAACTGTGTTTGGACTTGCCAAATGACTTCCCAAGCTATCAATTAAGCAGAGAACTAATCAGCCGTATTGACGACAACTCCTGGTGTGACAAGGCAGGTATCCTTGGTAACGAACGTGAGCAGGTTGATGACAACTGGCACAACTTCTGCGAAGTTACTATGCACCGTCGTAGATATTTCTTTTCTGACTACGATACCGACGAACCTGGTCTGGATTTTCCCGCCGAAACATTGAGAAAGATTCTCGCCTATGCCGAACAGGTCGAATTATTCAAGACCCTCGAACCGGGCAGAATAATCTATAGGGCAAGATACGAAGAAGAGGATGAATGTTTCGAGACGCCCGGTGAATTAGGACCTCCTCCGCAAGAACTGGCTATTCAATCGAATAGAATGAGCCCTGCCGGCATCGTAATGTTCTATGGGGGCGAAACTCAAGAGACGGCTCTTAGAGAGATAGCGGATAAAGTTGGGAGCTATGCTGTGGGTAAATTCGAGACAGGTCGCTCTGTAATCATCCTTGACTTATCCGATATTCCGCCGATTCCCAGTCTATTCGAAGAATTTCCAGAGAGTTCTGAAATTTCATCTAGAACTGCCCTGACATTCCTTCACCACGTCGCCGAAGAGATCTCACGGCCAATCATGCGTGACGGAAGTGAACACGTCGAATATATTCCGACGCAGGTCGTTACGGAGTATTTGCGTTCTCGGTTCGATGCCGGCGACTCTCGAATTGACGGAATCAGATACAGCAGCTCTGTGCATGAGTGTCACGCCTCATATGTACTTTTCGCTACTCAGGACAATGTTAAGAGCGATACGGAGAGCGACCCATTTGACCAACGATGGTTGAAGTTGGTGGAAACTGATCACTGCACTGTCGAACATCTTTATCAGATGTAA
- a CDS encoding clan AA aspartic protease gives MRAGWIPGAVQLRRWTLAEGRVIEGAVNANYEPVISLPVQGPAGQTLEIDAVVDTGFNGFLTLPTALVGELSLPFASIGRAVLANGSEVAFDVYEVTVLWDGQPRNIEAAVTDAVSLVGMLLLDRHNLNIEVTDGGRVVILPTE, from the coding sequence GTGCGAGCGGGTTGGATACCGGGCGCTGTACAACTTCGGAGGTGGACGCTTGCGGAGGGACGAGTGATCGAAGGCGCGGTGAACGCCAACTATGAGCCGGTCATTTCGCTTCCCGTGCAAGGCCCGGCGGGACAGACCCTGGAAATAGATGCCGTGGTGGATACCGGATTCAACGGGTTTCTTACCTTGCCTACGGCATTGGTAGGGGAACTGTCGCTACCGTTCGCCAGCATCGGCCGGGCGGTTCTGGCCAACGGCAGCGAGGTAGCTTTCGATGTTTACGAGGTCACCGTGCTCTGGGACGGTCAGCCGAGAAATATCGAGGCTGCGGTGACCGATGCCGTATCGCTGGTAGGTATGCTATTGCTCGACAGGCACAACTTGAACATCGAAGTCACCGACGGAGGACGCGTGGTCATACTACCGACGGAGTGA
- a CDS encoding tyrosine-type recombinase/integrase, whose amino-acid sequence MRVMRDALLRVSEAAELIWGDIEEEEDGTGRLLIRRLKTDPEGEGAVAFLSVPTMDSLKAIRARGPDDCRVFGLSAGCISRRIRQAAYAAGLGEGFSGHSPRVGMARDLARTGTALTRLMTAGRWRSPRMPALYTRNETVARGAVAHYYGSRSARGASSKVATMATEERAGDDLREADEDEADACSMYNTACDIDAGIYKSCHSSGGYVRMPEPQNKVNRVPPAVDVRRIRALIAQVLQGALEEFFLLPDSLPFPTVNGIPSLSPVPLT is encoded by the coding sequence GTGCGAGTGATGAGGGACGCCCTGCTGCGCGTGTCCGAGGCTGCCGAGCTTATTTGGGGAGATATCGAGGAAGAGGAGGATGGCACGGGACGGCTGCTGATAAGGCGCTTGAAGACAGACCCGGAAGGTGAGGGCGCCGTGGCGTTTCTTTCAGTGCCCACGATGGATAGCCTGAAGGCGATACGCGCCAGAGGGCCGGACGATTGCAGGGTCTTCGGGCTGAGCGCGGGTTGTATAAGCAGGCGCATCAGGCAGGCTGCGTATGCTGCGGGACTGGGCGAGGGATTCAGCGGACACTCGCCGCGTGTGGGTATGGCGCGAGACCTGGCGCGTACCGGGACTGCGCTTACGCGGCTGATGACGGCGGGACGCTGGCGCTCACCCAGGATGCCCGCGCTATACACTCGCAACGAGACGGTCGCTCGCGGAGCTGTGGCGCACTACTACGGCAGTCGGAGTGCGCGCGGGGCGTCGTCGAAGGTGGCGACCATGGCGACCGAAGAACGCGCTGGAGACGACCTGCGCGAGGCCGACGAAGATGAGGCCGATGCGTGTTCAATGTATAATACTGCCTGTGATATTGATGCGGGGATATATAAAAGTTGTCATTCCTCGGGAGGATATGTTAGAATGCCCGAACCGCAAAATAAGGTGAATCGGGTGCCGCCTGCTGTTGATGTACGCCGTATAAGGGCACTTATAGCCCAGGTCCTTCAGGGTGCCCTGGAAGAGTTTTTCTTGCTCCCTGACTCGCTTCCATTTCCCACCGTAAATGGCATTCCTAGTTTATCGCCTGTACCTCTTACTTAA